TAATTTTCCTTCTTCCTTCAAGTCTGTAAATTTCTGCTTAAGGTTTTTTAATTGCTCTAATTCACTAGACTTTAAGGGAGTTCTAGGAACATTGGCTCCCAACAATTGGGTTAAAATTGAAGTTTTACCCTCTATTGATCCAATATGAAGTATACTTTGGAAGTTTTTGGCTTTTAATACGCTTCCTTTATCATTATAAGATCGAAGGTAATCTGCTGTAGCATAAGCTTGATTAAGCGCTTCCTTGCCCTGTAAATAAGATTGTTTCGCTGTATCATAATTAGTCGCTAATGTATCTCTATCTTTTTCACCCTCTTTAAATTCCTTATAGGCTTTGTGCATTGCCTTTTCTAACTCTACCAGCTCTGTTTCTAGGGTTATAATTTTTGGTGATTTAGCAATAAAAATAAAATATTCAGGGCTAGTAATTTCTCTAATTTTAGCCTCACACTCCTTAATCTTTAGAGCAATTTGTTCTTTAGCCTGTTTACTGAGTAAACCAGAACCTTCGAGTAATTTAATTCTAGATTCCGCTTCACGTATATCCTTCTCAATTTTTCCTCTAGCTTGCACACTGAGTGAATCAGAGCCTAACTCTTCTTTTAGCTTTATCACCTGCCCTTTTAACCTAGGTACTTCATCTTTTAATTGTTGTATTTGCCCTTCTAGAGCCTGCACTTCTTTTATTTCAGAAAGGGATAATTTTCTTTCAGTGTATGCGCTACCCTCTGCCGTTACTTTAAGATGTCTCACTGATGAAGTATTAGCAAGGGTAGGACTATCTGAAAGGAAATAATCTGTTGTTTTATCATTGTAAATCACGAACTTAGCAATGGATGGCACATAAACAGTGTTTTTATCAACACTAATCATTTCATCAGCAGGGAAGATCTTAGATAAATCGTGGGCAATAGAGTCCTCGTCAACTGCTAAATTAATAGCAACTGGCTTGCCACGATGATCTAATAAATTCCCACTCCAGATTTCATTACCTTGCCCTTTTGACACTTTTAATATAGGGGTAAAGTCTGCAGTGTAGCCATGTATTGCGCCTGTTGAATCTATAAAATAATGTTCTGCTTTAACTCTTCTTTTTAATGCAATGGGTACTGAATCCATCATATCGGGTTGGATGTATTGAAGAACTTTAGAGCTGCCATCTAAGGTTTTTAATTCTCTTTGAATGACAAGACTTCCATCTTCCTGGGGTGTTATAGACGCTTTAATTTTAGTCTCATTACCCTCATCTTCCGTATAAATATAGCCCCCGTCTTGTGGTTTAAATGGGAGATTATCTATACCCAATACTTGTAATGCGATATTAGATTGAATATAAGCTGGCATCACTCCTAACTTATTATTACCGAGATAAATAACACCATGTAAAATATCTAAACTTCTATTGGACCCTAATGAGATAAATCCAGGAAGACCTTTAGAGGTGGTCGGCTTCTCAGCAGTAATAGTTACTTTTGGACCGTCAAATTTACGATCCTCCACATACTGACTAAAAACTTTCTTGAATTGTTCAGCACGACCATTCTCATGCAAATTACTAGAGAAGTTAACTAAACTATCTTGCAGTTTATTTATATTTGACTGTAATAAGCCCATCTCTCTGCTAAATTCAAAATTCTTACTAAGATTAGCCAGTGTATCTTCATTGGCCTGATCAAAAATTGATTGATAAGCTAAATTAGAACATATTAATTTGGCATGAAGCTCATCTAATCTAGCCTGATCGACTGGAGTTTTGTTTCGCTCGATCTCAATTTTGAGAGCCAGTATATTAACGTCTCTAGCAAATCCAAATAATCTATCCGTAGCATCAGGATTCTTTGCACTTAAAGGGTTATCTTTGGTTAAAGAATCAACAAAAGAGTCTGATTGTTTTGTTGTAGGAGCATCCGTAGAAGTAATTGCCTTAAATGCTCTAGGATCAATAATGGCAGCCTTGAGTAAGAGCTCATCAATAAATGCTTCATGAGGTGCTTTAAGGGCACATGGATTCTTTTTTTGATCTAAAGGAAGATTCTTTACAAAGTCCAAAAGTTGACGTTTTTCTTCATCTGTTTTAGCATTTCGAAACGCATCCAGGAAGGCTCTATCAAAAAGTTCACGACCTTGTGTACTATTTATTCCATCAATTGAAAGTACAAACTTTTTATCTGCGTAAAAGGCGATAAATTGATGAGCCAACAAGGCATCACCATTCCTCATACCTAACCTATCAGCCAGTCGGCGTAATTTGTCATCAACTGCCTTTTCTTTACCATAAGCAGTTAAAGCCACTTGTAACCCTTTTTGCCCCTCATATATTCCTTCTAATCCAATAGGAGACTCATGAAGAGCGCGGTCTACTTCTTTTAATAAAGTCATATCAACAGGCTGAGTACCATCTGGAGTTAGCAACTTAATTTTTGCTGACATAGCCTCATCAGGAGGAGTTATTAGTTTTTCCCATTGTTTAATCGTTGAGAAGAATTTTGGATTGACTTGTGTCCCTCTAACTTGCGATAAATTCAACTTTATTAAATTCATTAACAGTTGATTTCTTTGCGTATTCTCCAAGGTGGTGAAAGAATCGCCAAGTGATTTCTCTTCGTCGTCAGCTCTATAGCGCTCTAGCATGCTATTGGCTATATCCTTAACTATCTCGGCTGGTGGAGGATAGGGCAAATTAAAGATTGCAGAAGTTGCAGCATGACAAAACTCTGTAATTCGTTCACCTTTATTTTCTAAACCATTATGCGTCTTTAATTTATGTAAATAACTTGCAACGTCTCTAAAATATTGACCACATTGATCTTGACTTACTCCTTTCGGGGTAGGAGTTGGATTTTCTCGTAAAAACTTTAAAGTGCTTCCATCGATTACCGTTGTTTCATATAGCCTTAAAAATGTCGCCTTCGGTGGTACAAAGCCTTTTGAATCTACAGCTTCATGTTGCCCTACTAAATCCGTGCCCCTTAGCTGAACTTTGGGAACAACTACGGCTTCTACTTTGGGTTTCGGCTCAACCTTAGACAGTTTTTCTTTAATTCTTGATGCAATTAGAAGTGCTACTGCTTTACGCTGTTCACGGAAGGCCTCTATATCAATTGGCTTCATTCCCATTTCTTGAGCCTGCCCCTCAGCAAGGGTTATGGGGTACCCTGATTCCTGCAGGGCTGCGTATTTCATGTTAGCTTTTTGTTCTAAAAAGTGATGAAACGCATTATTGATGGCTACAGTTGGATTGACATTGTTCTGAATACTGTATAATTTTTCTGGGCTTTCATGTTTTAACCATATAGCAAACATTTCACGAACCCATTCTTTTTTAATTTCTGCAGGAATAGGTTCTTTACTGACCCGCTCGGAAACCTTATCAAGCTTTATATACTCATCATTTCCACTTCCCATTGAGTCAATCTGATTAATATCTGGGCTATTTACACTTAATATAACTTTTCGTTCTACGATGCCAAGAGATTTTGCTTTTAGTCTTTGATTTAAGCTCTGAATTTCTTGGAATACTGATCCAGGAAGAAACGTATTTCTTCCTTCTTTGAAAAATCGAGCTCTCTCTTCTGCGGATTGTTTGTACAGGTCTCTATTTCTGTCTTTTTCTGTTCCGATTCTTCCTGCTGACAACTCATCTAATATTCTATACTCCGCATTAGTCTCCATATGATGGGTAATGACTCTTCCTCTGTAATGATTAATTTGAATAACCCGATCATTAGCCTCTCTCTCAATATCATCCACTTCAAAGGTTTTTATGGTTTCTTCTAGGTGTTGGCTAACAGTTTCCAGCTCTTGTGCAGCCAGCTTAAACACGTGACTTACAGCATTGATTGTTTGTAAATCAGTATTCTTAGCTTTTAATTTTCCAAGAAGATCCTCGGCTTTAGCAATTCTATTTTCAACTGATCCATCAACTGTACGATCCCCTTTAAGATTTTGAAGTTTTATAACAACTGAAACCTTCAATCTATCTAGTTCTCCTACCTCTTTTCTCAGTAGGTCTAAACGTGATTCCAGGTTTTTTAATTTTACCGAATTTTTTCCTTTACCAATGGATTGTTTTTCAGTTTCAATTTCTTGGGTAAGGGAATTAATAAGCTTTTGTGACTGCTCAATCATCCGTGCCAATTTGGCTTCACTTTCAGAAAGTTTCGCTACAATCGATTTTAGATTGGTTGAGGTTTCCTTAATACCAACTTCAAGTTTATTTACAAAAGCTTGGCGTTGAGCAGCAAAGACTGTTTTCCTGTATTGCTCTTCGTTAGCAGGCGACGCATTGCGTAAGAAATCTAAAATCCCAACAACCTTAGGATTGGTAAGTGACTCCTTATGTGCTACTACCAGTTTAAAAAAGGTGGATTTATCAATTTCTTTTCGCGTGCCACCTACATTTATTTCAACTTTAGTATCCTCTTTTCTCGCGTCGCCAGTATTAAAACTAACAATATTTGCTTCTTCTAAATCTTTTGCTGTAACGTTCCTTGATGCGCTCCATGCAGTAGCATGTGCTAAACGCTCCTTATCAGAGTGTATATGTCTTTCATTGACAGTTAGCTTTTTAATCTGATGGTTAATTAATTGTATTGAAGCTTTCCAGGCGAGAGCGTTAGAGTGTGAACTTAATCGTTCCAATGCCGCTGCATCAATATTCCCCTTCTCATCAGTCTTTAACGGCATAACGCCAGATTGCCAATCAAAAGCAGGATCTTCACTATAAACGGCCGGATCAAAAAATTCTTTGATTTCTCGGTCTCGTTTGTTATTTTTTAAATACAAATATAAGTCTTGGGCATGACTAGAAATTTTGTCATTGATACGATCTATAGCTGCCTTGTTTTCACCCTTGTTTTTATTGACAAGCTTCTCTTTAGCATCAAGCAATGCAGTAAAATATCGTTGATAATATTCAGTAGTTGGCGGTTTTTTTAATTCGCATAAGCGCATAGATACTTTATGTAGCTCGGCTGGGGAAAGATATTCAGGCTCAATAGTTCTGAGCATCTTGGTATATTCCGGATCAATAAATTTTACTTTATTTTCACCTTGCTCCACACCTTTTTTCCCACAAACATCATTCAATATCCCTTCCTTTTGCTCCAACAACATAGCTAATCGAACTTTTTTATACGTTCCTTTTCCTAGCTCATATAATTCACAAGACTGCGCTTTTTTGGCAAAACAGTTTTGAGTATTTTGTGGTCGTTGCAACAACTCTTGAAATTCTGGTGGCGCATTATCTGAAGCGATTGAACTAAAATTTTTAATGTAATTGGAATAAACATCGGACTGAGAATTTAAAGCCCTCAACCTTTCGAAATATCCCATGTGACTACGTTCTTCCATGGTCGTATGTTTAAGTTTTAAATCAATATGAGTTTGTGCCCAACCAGCCATGGAATTGGAACGGATTAATGTACTTAAATAATCTAACCCCTCGGGAGAATGTAAACGATCTTCAGGAACAGAAAAAGTTAATGCGTTCTTTCTCATTGATTCAGTGCCCATACGCCATAATTGATAGACACCTGAACCAGCACTAAACAGATCGGTAATAGCAGCCCATAAACCAACATTGGCCACGGTATCCCAGAATCCTTTACGACCATTTTTTATATTACTAACTCCCCCGTTCAGAAGCGCCGTATTTTCTAAAGCGCCAGATGAATCATAGGTCGATAGTTTTATATTGCCCCCTTCCTTTTTGATGATCAGCTGCATGGCGTGGCCTTCTAAGCCAGTCTCAAGATATAATGACTCTCCGTCTTTTAGGTTTTTAACCGATTCTTGTAATGCTCTACTCGCTAAGGCAAGCTTTTTTTCAAAGGCTTCTTGTTTTTTATCAAATTCATGCTCTATCTTTTTGTAACTGTCTTTGGGCCCCCCTTCTTTAGAAGCAGTGGCAACATACCCACCCCAATCGGACCCAACTTCTTTCAGGATATGACTTAAATCCCTAGTGCGCTCCATATTGCCATGATAAACACCTAACCGCTCTTTGTCTTTTTTTGATAAAGTCAACCCATACTGCTCAAAATCTTCTGGGTTATGCACCAACTTATCTATAACCTCGAACTCCATGGAGGTTACCAGTTCAGCATAACCTCCTGTAGAGCAAGCATGTTCGCCATTTAAAGGGTTCGTGTTTGACTTACCGGCTACATTATCAATGGCATTTTTTACTGCTTCAATGGTGTCCTTACTATCCTCTTCTCTTGGTAGGGATTCTATAATGGTACGTAAACCATATAAATCGCGATAAAGATTCGCGTCTGACGTACCGACTACACTATCAATGGTATTTTTTACTGCTTCAATGATGTCATCACTATCCTCTTCTCCTGTTAAGGATTCTATAACTGCATATAAAGCGCGATAAGGATTGACTACACTATCAATGGCATTTTTTACTACTTCAATGGTGTCATCACTATCCTCTTCTCTTGTTAAGGATTCTATAACTGTATATAAATCACGATGATGTTTATTTTTTGTTCCAGCAACCATCTGTGATGCTAAGACCATCCCAAAGCGAGTGTGAAGTGACGATTCAATACTCGCTTGATCACGTTTTTTCTCACCACCAACTTGAGTTAATCCGGTGACTTTTGCAACATTTTGCGCTCCCTTCAGACGCAATTGCTCTAGGGTTGTTCTTTCTTCTTCTGTGATGACTTCAGGAACAGGAGGATGTTCTTTAGGTTCTGGCTTTTGAGGAGCGCTACCAAATAGAGCCTTACCTATTCTATAAAAAACATAAGGTATTATGGCCGCAGCAAAAAAAATTATTTTTGCAACAAACGTTGCCGCGGTCTGAAGACCTTTAGAAATAGTTGATCCAATCGTAGAAAAAAAACCTGGCTCACGTTTAGGTGCCTCTATAGCAGTTTTTGCTGGGAGTTGCTGCTGCTCTAAATTAACTTGATTATTCTTCTTAATAAAGTTTTGCCATATACCTGCTTCCCATTGAAGGAGCATAGGATTTTTTCCCAAACGTACCTTATTGATTTGCCGCCAACGTTGATATGCATCGCTCAGATCTTTTGGTTGTTCTGGATTATTGCTCCTCGCTCTCTTTTCAGCCGTTAAATCAAGCCATAATTTCTCTAAGTCCTTATCAGCACCCATCATAGCTAATCTATTTTCAAGGACAACTAACTCATCACCTGTTGCTCTTTTCAGCAACAGTTTTCTTGCATCATCATTGGTTAGTCCCAAAATAAATTCTTTGGTCAGGCCTTCATATAGTGTCTTAAGCTGAGCACGTATGGTGTCATTTTTCTGCAACGCCTGTTTAATAACTGTTTCTGGACCAGAAGCGGTATAGAGCTGGTCTCTATGCTCAGTTAAGACGTCCTTTAATTCTCGTCTACGAGCTATATCCTTTATTGCAGGAAAAATTTCTGTTTGTATTATTTTGATTTGATCAATGTCCAGTTTTTTTATGAACGAATTAATTTGATCTAATTCTAGAGTGGAAAAAATATCCGCAATCTCTTTAGTATATTTAGTCATCCCCAACCCCTAATCTTTTCTATCTGTTTAACATCTACTGCGTCATTAATTTATTAAAAACCAATGGGTGCCGCGCCCAATTTTTTATTAGATAAAGCTCGCTCAATTGCTAAACCCGCGCTTCACTATTCGAACACTAAAAAGCAAAACGAGTTAAAATTATTTCTTCATCTAATGCACAAAATGACCACCATATTTTCTTTATGATAAATTATAGATCATAACAATCATTATTACCTCTATCCTATTTGTATAAAAATAGTTCTTATTTACCAATATACTCTTTTATAATTAACAAATGATTAACATCCAGGGTTAAATAAAGTCATTTTTTTGCATCAATGGTATGAGTAATGAGAGAGAATGAGAGAGAATGAGAAAAATAGATCAATAAAACATAAACTTATATTAGAGTATGTGTTCTGTGTATTAGACCCCCGCATCACTGCCGTTGACATAGGGGACTTATTATTGAACTCAACTTATTGTAATGCTAAATTCGACGTCTTAATTATTAGAGATAAGATATAATGACAAGGACGCTTTTTACTTCATCACTCATCCTGTTTTGCTCTGTTGCTTTAGCCCAAGATCAAGTGATTCAACCGTTTTTTAAGGATGTAAATCCATCAACAATTTCTTCCACGGCGAAAAATAATATACAGGCAAGTCACTTTCGTCTTGTTGAAATTGATCTCAATCAACTTTCTGCTGAATTGGAAAAGGTTCCTCATAGAGATGGATTAAAATCAGGAACAACAATACAAATTGTCCTTCCTTTGCCCGATCAAACAACCAAACTGTATCAAATTGTAGAGAATAGCACGCTGCATCCTGAACTCAGTGCAAAATTCCCCTTGATTAAAACTTATGATGCTTATGGGGTGACCGACCCAAGTGAATTCGTTAAATTGGATCTCACCACTCAGGGCTTCCATGCAATGATTCTCAAACCAGGACAAAGCCCTGTTTTTATTGATCCCTGGAAAAAAGGGAACTCTCAATATTACATGGTCTATAGTAAAAAAGATTTTATTAACTCTAAACGTTTAAAATGTGGCGTACACAGCCAAAACCAATTAATAACACCACCGGTTGGTGCTAAACATTTCGTTGATTTTAATCCTTGCCAACTCAAGAAATACCGCTTGGCTATGGCTGCAACAGCACAATACACACAATTTCAAGGAGGGACGGTAGACAATGCATTAAGTGCTGAAGCAACGACCATCAATAGAGTGAACGGGGTTTATGAAATTGATATGGCGATCACCTTGCAAATTATTGCCAACAATAATCTCATCATCTATACCGATCCGAATAATCAGCCCTATACGCACGGTGTTCCTAGACTGATGATCACTGAGAATCAAGAGAATGTAAATCAAGTCATTGGTGCAGCTAATTATGATATAGGTCAAGTCGTTGACTCAGCTGGAAGTGGTCTTGCGCAGTTATCCAGTGTTTGTGGGGATGACATCAAAGCGATGGGTGTGACAGGACGAACAAATCCGATAGGAGATCCTTTTGATATTGACTATGTAGCTCACGAAATAGGCCATCAATTTGGGGCTAATCACGTACAAAATAATAATTGTCGGCGCAATGATCCTACGGCTGTAGAACCGGGAAGTGGTAGCACCATTATGGGCTATGCCGGAATTTGTCCGCCTAATGTTCAGAACAATTCCGATGCTTATTTCAATGGGATTAGTCTGCAGGAAATGGGAGATTTTGTCTCTAGTCCTGAGCATACTTGTCCTGTAACAACAGCTATTCCTAGTGCACCGATAATTCGGAGTACAAATGGCGGATTTACAGTTCCTGCTCAAACTCCCTTTGCTTTAACTGCATTAACAACTAAAAACGGCGGAAATGAAGTATTAACTTATACTTGGGAGCAGATGAATAATGAAGTCTCTCCTCAGCCCCCAGTCAGTACGGCTACAGACGGCCCCAATTTTAGAAGCTTTTTACCACAAACAACGGGTACACGTTTCTTCCCCAATCTCAATGCATTGAGCAATGGAGGGCCTTTTACCTGGGAAGTGTTACCTTCAGTTTCTCGTACTATGAAATTTAGAGTGTCCGTGCGCAACAATACCCCTGGTGGCTCTTGTAATGCCTACACTGACACCACTGTAACCACGACTAATAATGCCGGCCCCTTTATAGTAACATACCCCTCCAATGAAGGTATTAATTGGTTAGGACTATCTCCGCAAACAGTCACGTGGAATGTAGCCAATACTAATTCTTTTCCCATTAGTGCCTTTTACGTCACTATTTTCTTATCTACTGATGGAGGACAATCATACCCTTACACTCTCCTATCAAACACAATAAATAACGGAAGTGGACAAATCTGCGTTCCTAACCTGAATACCGCTACAGCCCGCATTATGGTGCAAGCAAGTAATGGAACCTTCTTTAATATTTCAAAAAATAATTTTGCTATCACCGCGGTTCCGCCTAGAGCCCCAGTATTAACCGCAGCGACTCGCAACGGCAT
This Legionella fallonii LLAP-10 DNA region includes the following protein-coding sequences:
- a CDS encoding reprolysin-like metallopeptidase; the protein is MTRTLFTSSLILFCSVALAQDQVIQPFFKDVNPSTISSTAKNNIQASHFRLVEIDLNQLSAELEKVPHRDGLKSGTTIQIVLPLPDQTTKLYQIVENSTLHPELSAKFPLIKTYDAYGVTDPSEFVKLDLTTQGFHAMILKPGQSPVFIDPWKKGNSQYYMVYSKKDFINSKRLKCGVHSQNQLITPPVGAKHFVDFNPCQLKKYRLAMAATAQYTQFQGGTVDNALSAEATTINRVNGVYEIDMAITLQIIANNNLIIYTDPNNQPYTHGVPRLMITENQENVNQVIGAANYDIGQVVDSAGSGLAQLSSVCGDDIKAMGVTGRTNPIGDPFDIDYVAHEIGHQFGANHVQNNNCRRNDPTAVEPGSGSTIMGYAGICPPNVQNNSDAYFNGISLQEMGDFVSSPEHTCPVTTAIPSAPIIRSTNGGFTVPAQTPFALTALTTKNGGNEVLTYTWEQMNNEVSPQPPVSTATDGPNFRSFLPQTTGTRFFPNLNALSNGGPFTWEVLPSVSRTMKFRVSVRNNTPGGSCNAYTDTTVTTTNNAGPFIVTYPSNEGINWLGLSPQTVTWNVANTNSFPISAFYVTIFLSTDGGQSYPYTLLSNTINNGSGQICVPNLNTATARIMVQASNGTFFNISKNNFAITAVPPRAPVLTAATRNGMNTREAFVLYADCIPEFTDVYTINGLPGATVRFDMNRHRFIIGNITTPRRIPNVTITATDANHISRTSNPITIPSIL